Proteins from a genomic interval of Blastocatellia bacterium:
- the bla gene encoding class A beta-lactamase, giving the protein MSTFTRSLAMFIRRIALGITILALACAIPSGLARAQTGVSADPALARLEREIARLAEIAGGVVGVAALHLESGRRVSLNGKERFPMASTYKVPIAVQILTKVDRGELTLDQLIAVEPTDLSPGSGTLSDLFNKPGVALSVRNLLELMLLISDNTATDVLLRLAGGPETVTARMRELGIEGLRVDRSTKQVIADWMGVAEPVPWSLERFRELARAVAPQDREAAAKRFDIDPRDTTTPEAMVALLEKVFRGQALKPETTELLLDIMRRCRTGEARLKGMLPPGTGVAHKTGTIGGTTNDVGILTLPADAGHVAIAVFVKSSEKDVPTRERAIAEISRAVHDFFLFHPAPAR; this is encoded by the coding sequence ATGTCGACGTTTACCCGATCGCTTGCCATGTTCATACGGCGAATCGCCCTTGGGATTACGATCCTCGCCCTGGCCTGTGCCATCCCATCGGGACTGGCGCGCGCCCAGACCGGCGTGAGCGCGGATCCAGCGCTCGCGCGGCTGGAGCGGGAGATCGCTCGTCTGGCGGAGATTGCCGGTGGGGTCGTCGGTGTCGCGGCGCTTCACCTAGAGAGTGGTCGGCGCGTGTCATTGAACGGGAAGGAACGTTTTCCGATGGCGAGCACGTACAAAGTCCCCATTGCCGTGCAGATCTTGACCAAGGTAGATCGGGGTGAACTGACCTTGGATCAACTGATCGCGGTGGAGCCGACCGATCTGAGCCCGGGCAGCGGCACGCTCTCGGACCTCTTCAACAAGCCGGGCGTAGCGCTCTCGGTGCGAAACCTTCTGGAACTGATGCTGCTCATCAGCGATAATACGGCGACCGACGTCCTCTTGCGATTGGCTGGGGGGCCCGAAACGGTCACGGCGCGCATGCGGGAGTTGGGGATCGAAGGCTTGCGGGTGGACCGCTCGACGAAACAGGTGATCGCCGATTGGATGGGGGTCGCTGAGCCCGTGCCATGGTCGTTGGAACGATTTCGGGAGCTGGCCCGTGCGGTCGCACCACAGGACCGAGAGGCAGCGGCGAAGCGCTTTGACATTGATCCGCGCGATACGACGACGCCCGAAGCGATGGTCGCACTGTTGGAGAAGGTCTTTCGCGGCCAGGCGCTCAAGCCGGAGACGACCGAACTGTTACTCGACATCATGCGGCGGTGCCGGACGGGCGAAGCGCGGTTGAAAGGGATGCTCCCGCCCGGAACTGGAGTCGCGCACAAGACGGGGACGATCGGAGGCACGACCAATGACGTGGGCATCCTGACCTTACCCGCCGATGCTGGGCATGTGGCCATCGCCGTATTCGTGAAATCCTCAGAGAAGGACGTGCCGACGCGTGAACGCGCGATCGCCGAGATCAGCCGAGCTGTTCATGATTTCTTCCTCTTCCATCCGGCGCCCGCGCGGTGA
- a CDS encoding DUF523 and DUF1722 domain-containing protein — protein MSETARPIVVVSRCLDLEACRYDGQVIPNAFIRRLAAHVTLIPVCPEVQIGLGVPREPIRLIRQGEDVRAIQAATGQDVTERLVGFAQRFLDALPEVDGFILKSRSPSCGIRDTKIFPSAESEVAHGRGAGLFAEMVIRRFSGLAIEDEGRLNDEAIRDHFLTKLFTFARFRQATKAASIAALVHFHATHKFLLMAHSQKELRAMGRLVANAAHRPLSDVLAEYRHHLQQALQRAARRPALVNVFQHGFGYVSKHLTAREKALFQQTLEKYRRGRVPVSAVLSLLRAWIVRFESDYLLAQTFFEPYPDDLREPLDPRVAWELGIPLARSRRRTLA, from the coding sequence ATGAGCGAGACCGCGCGGCCGATCGTCGTCGTCAGCCGGTGCTTGGACCTCGAGGCCTGCCGGTACGACGGACAGGTCATTCCGAATGCCTTCATCCGGCGGCTCGCGGCGCACGTGACGCTCATTCCCGTGTGTCCAGAGGTCCAGATTGGTCTTGGTGTACCGCGCGAGCCCATCCGATTGATTCGACAGGGAGAAGACGTTCGAGCGATTCAAGCGGCGACGGGTCAGGACGTGACCGAACGGCTGGTGGGATTCGCTCAACGATTCCTCGATGCTCTGCCGGAAGTGGATGGCTTCATTCTGAAGAGCCGCTCGCCCTCTTGCGGGATTCGAGACACCAAGATCTTTCCATCGGCAGAGAGCGAGGTGGCACATGGGCGGGGAGCCGGGCTCTTCGCCGAGATGGTCATTCGACGATTCTCCGGTTTGGCCATCGAGGACGAAGGGCGGTTAAACGATGAAGCGATCCGCGATCACTTTTTGACGAAGCTCTTCACGTTCGCGCGCTTTCGTCAGGCCACGAAGGCCGCCTCAATAGCCGCGCTCGTGCATTTTCACGCGACGCATAAGTTCCTGCTGATGGCTCATAGCCAGAAGGAATTGCGCGCAATGGGGCGATTGGTCGCGAATGCCGCACATCGTCCCCTCTCGGACGTGCTCGCTGAATATCGTCACCATCTGCAGCAGGCTCTGCAGCGCGCGGCGCGTCGTCCGGCCTTGGTGAATGTCTTCCAACATGGGTTCGGGTACGTGTCGAAGCATCTGACGGCGAGAGAGAAGGCGTTGTTCCAGCAGACCCTAGAGAAGTATCGGCGCGGGCGGGTTCCGGTGAGCGCAGTCCTCTCGCTCTTGCGGGCGTGGATTGTGCGGTTCGAAAGCGATTATCTCCTCGCGCAAACGTTCTTCGAGCCGTATCCCGATGACTTGCGCGAGCCGCTCGATCCGCGCGTGGCCTGGGAATTGGGCATCCCCCTTGCCCGAAGCCGGCGACGGACGCTTGCTTGA
- the atpH gene encoding ATP synthase F1 subunit delta — protein sequence MIALRIARRYARALADYTFPRQEHETVREELHALAEVFRQTPLLCDVFANPIISRVQKERVLQTLIERANLGRTTATFLHLLLKNYRLQHLEAIARAFAEEVDRRLGILNVEVRTARPLREEERQDLYRQLERLTGKVIRAQEVVDERLLGGVQARLDSEVYDGSLASRLEALRRQLLL from the coding sequence ATGATTGCTCTCCGCATCGCACGCCGATATGCGCGCGCACTGGCCGACTACACGTTCCCTCGTCAAGAGCACGAGACGGTGCGGGAGGAACTCCACGCCCTCGCCGAGGTGTTTCGCCAAACGCCGTTGCTCTGCGACGTTTTCGCCAATCCGATCATCTCGCGGGTGCAAAAAGAACGCGTGCTGCAAACCCTGATCGAGCGAGCGAATCTCGGGCGCACGACGGCGACATTTCTGCACCTGCTTCTGAAGAACTATCGGCTGCAGCATCTGGAGGCGATCGCGCGCGCTTTCGCCGAGGAAGTGGATCGCCGATTGGGCATCCTCAACGTCGAAGTACGCACGGCGCGGCCGCTTCGGGAAGAAGAGCGCCAGGACTTGTATCGGCAATTGGAACGCTTGACCGGAAAGGTCATCCGCGCCCAGGAAGTCGTGGACGAGCGATTGCTCGGCGGCGTCCAGGCCCGTTTGGACAGCGAAGTCTACGACGGATCGTTGGCCTCTCGCCTGGAGGCCTTGCGGCGCCAGCTCTTGCTGTGA
- the atpA gene encoding F0F1 ATP synthase subunit alpha, producing MEKLRADEIVDIIRQQIEGFDTRVSLEEVGTVIKAGDGIAEIYGVEKVMAGELLALPHDVYGLALNLEEDKVGAVLFGEYHLIKEGDEVRRTRRIMSVPVGEALIGRVVDPLGRPLDGRGPIITDTYNPIERLAPGVVDRQPVKEPLQTGIKAIDAMIPIGRGQRELIIGDRQTGKTAIAIDTIINQRGKDVVCIYVAIGQKKSTIAQVVKTLHDYGAMEYTIVVSAAASDPAAMQYLAPYAGCAMGEYFRDRGQHALVVYDDLSKHAAAYREISLLLRRPPGREAYPGDVFYLHSRLLERAAKYSDEFGGGSLTALPIIETQLGDVSAYIPTNVISITDGQIYLETDLFHAGIRPAINVGISVSRVGGSAQIKAMKQVAGTLRLELAQYRELAAFAQFGSDLDKVTLQQLNRGRKLTELLKQDQYKPMDVEKQIVSIWAGTNGYLDDLPDELVRPFEEELLQFVENSRAGLLEKIRTRKALDDEILTELRETVSEFKERFVAAHAVATRAA from the coding sequence ATGGAGAAGTTGAGAGCGGACGAGATCGTCGACATCATTCGCCAACAGATCGAGGGCTTCGACACGCGCGTCTCGCTGGAAGAGGTGGGGACCGTCATCAAGGCGGGCGATGGGATCGCCGAGATCTATGGCGTCGAAAAGGTGATGGCCGGCGAGCTGTTGGCCTTGCCGCATGACGTCTACGGATTGGCCCTCAATCTGGAGGAGGATAAGGTCGGAGCCGTCCTCTTCGGCGAGTACCACTTGATCAAAGAGGGGGACGAGGTGCGGCGGACGCGCCGCATCATGTCAGTGCCCGTCGGCGAAGCGCTCATCGGACGCGTCGTGGATCCGCTGGGACGCCCGCTTGATGGACGCGGACCGATCATCACGGACACGTATAATCCGATCGAGCGCCTGGCGCCGGGCGTTGTGGATCGGCAGCCGGTGAAGGAGCCGCTGCAGACGGGCATCAAGGCGATTGACGCCATGATCCCGATCGGGCGCGGCCAGCGCGAACTGATCATCGGAGATCGGCAGACGGGGAAGACAGCCATCGCCATTGATACGATCATCAATCAGAGGGGCAAGGACGTCGTGTGCATCTACGTTGCCATCGGGCAGAAGAAGTCCACGATCGCGCAGGTCGTCAAGACGCTCCACGACTATGGGGCGATGGAGTACACGATCGTCGTCTCGGCGGCTGCCTCCGATCCAGCGGCCATGCAATATCTGGCGCCGTATGCCGGATGCGCCATGGGCGAATACTTCCGCGATCGCGGGCAACACGCGCTGGTCGTCTACGACGATCTCTCCAAGCATGCGGCGGCCTATCGCGAGATCAGCCTTCTGTTGCGGCGTCCCCCTGGACGCGAAGCCTATCCCGGCGACGTCTTCTACTTGCACTCGCGGCTCCTGGAACGGGCGGCGAAATATAGCGACGAATTTGGTGGCGGATCGCTCACGGCCTTGCCGATCATCGAGACGCAACTGGGCGACGTCTCGGCCTACATTCCGACGAACGTCATCTCGATCACGGACGGACAGATCTATTTGGAGACGGACCTGTTCCACGCTGGGATTCGACCGGCGATTAACGTGGGCATCTCGGTCTCGCGCGTCGGCGGATCGGCGCAGATCAAGGCGATGAAGCAAGTGGCCGGGACGTTGCGTTTGGAGCTGGCGCAGTATCGCGAGCTGGCCGCTTTCGCTCAGTTCGGATCGGACTTGGACAAGGTGACCCTACAGCAGCTCAATCGCGGACGGAAGCTGACCGAGTTGCTCAAGCAAGACCAATACAAGCCGATGGACGTCGAGAAGCAGATCGTCTCCATCTGGGCGGGGACGAATGGCTATCTGGATGATCTGCCCGATGAGCTGGTGCGGCCTTTTGAGGAAGAGCTGCTGCAGTTTGTCGAGAACAGTCGCGCCGGGCTGCTGGAGAAGATTCGCACGCGAAAAGCGCTCGATGACGAAATCCTGACCGAGCTGCGGGAGACGGTGAGCGAATTCAAGGAGCGGTTCGTCGCGGCCCATGCCGTCGCGACGCGAGCGGCGTGA
- the atpG gene encoding ATP synthase F1 subunit gamma, whose amino-acid sequence MASLQDLRRRVRAVRNMQQVTRAMKMVSAAKLRRAQERVIAARPYAQSMTAVLQGLAERAEQYRHPLLEPRREGQILLVLITADKGLCGAYNTNLIRAAQAFLERHSGARVELVCIGRKGRDFFRRHGVPIRAEYTGVTARQVELPIAREIARSLIADFLAPEPLIEKVVLLYNEFKSAARQQIVVEQLLPIAQWPLDGERKPREVFIDYLYEQPPAEIFDSLLPRYVEAQVYRALLEATASEHGARMMAMDAATKNAEEMIASLTLQMNRVRQATITKQIIEVVSGAAALEEMLR is encoded by the coding sequence ATGGCGAGCTTGCAAGACCTGCGGCGGCGCGTACGCGCCGTGCGGAACATGCAGCAAGTGACGCGCGCGATGAAGATGGTCTCGGCGGCTAAATTGCGTCGCGCGCAGGAGCGCGTCATCGCCGCCCGTCCGTACGCTCAGAGCATGACCGCCGTCCTGCAAGGGTTGGCCGAACGCGCCGAACAGTATCGGCATCCGCTTCTGGAGCCACGCCGCGAGGGTCAGATCCTGCTGGTCCTCATCACGGCCGACAAAGGTCTCTGCGGCGCGTACAACACCAACCTCATTCGCGCCGCACAAGCCTTCCTCGAACGCCACTCGGGCGCGCGAGTCGAATTGGTCTGCATCGGGCGCAAAGGACGCGATTTCTTCCGCCGTCATGGGGTTCCGATTCGCGCCGAATATACGGGCGTCACGGCCCGACAGGTCGAGCTGCCCATCGCTCGGGAGATCGCGCGATCACTCATCGCGGATTTCCTCGCTCCCGAGCCCTTGATCGAGAAGGTCGTGCTCCTCTACAACGAATTCAAATCCGCCGCGCGGCAACAGATCGTCGTCGAGCAACTTCTGCCCATCGCCCAATGGCCTCTGGATGGCGAACGGAAGCCGCGCGAGGTGTTCATTGATTACCTCTACGAGCAGCCCCCGGCCGAGATCTTCGACAGCCTGCTCCCGCGATACGTGGAGGCGCAGGTCTACCGTGCGCTCCTCGAAGCGACGGCCTCCGAGCACGGGGCCCGCATGATGGCGATGGATGCAGCGACGAAGAACGCCGAGGAGATGATCGCCTCGCTCACCCTGCAGATGAATCGCGTCCGACAGGCGACCATCACGAAGCAGATCATCGAAGTCGTCAGCGGCGCCGCCGCTTTGGAAGAGATGCTCCGATAG
- a CDS encoding M20/M25/M40 family metallo-hydrolase — translation MKKASALFRGLDAYIRSVREEFEEKLAALVEIPTVSVDPERKDDIERGARLAAEYLRELGATVEIVPTPGHPVVFGRLITDPKHPTVTIYNHLDVQPADPEEWRTPPFTFVREDGRYFGRGTTDDKGPALTALLAVRYAVENGVPLNVHFLWELEEEIGSPNFAHFMRKRRKQLRTDSVLVSDTIWIARNRPTVPYGLRGLLGLTLTLETGKKDAHSGVTGGPARNPIGELCQLICECYDPRTGRVKIPGFYDDVRKVTRRELENYLASGFDVRRFMRVHEFTSLRTTDPVRVVRGIMAEPTFEVHGIVGGYRGPGIKTIIPPRAEAKISLRLVPDQDVEKIFRLVSEFIRSKNPDVVIRRAGTLRPYLGPFTGPYADAARRAMKFAFGKEPAFTREGGSIGAVVIMEEYLRAPILFLGLSLPEHGYHAPNENYDWRQTAGGIKMFVHYFADISQLPRA, via the coding sequence ATGAAGAAGGCATCGGCACTCTTTCGAGGGCTGGACGCGTACATCCGGAGCGTGCGAGAAGAGTTCGAGGAGAAACTCGCGGCGCTCGTCGAGATCCCGACCGTGAGTGTGGACCCTGAGCGCAAGGACGATATCGAACGCGGCGCACGTTTGGCCGCCGAGTATCTCCGAGAGCTCGGGGCCACGGTGGAGATCGTGCCCACTCCAGGCCATCCTGTCGTCTTTGGTCGCTTGATCACCGATCCGAAGCATCCGACGGTGACCATTTACAACCATCTCGATGTGCAGCCGGCCGATCCCGAAGAATGGCGCACGCCGCCATTCACCTTCGTCCGGGAAGACGGGCGGTACTTCGGTCGCGGTACGACCGATGATAAAGGGCCGGCACTGACGGCGCTCTTGGCCGTCCGTTATGCCGTGGAGAACGGCGTGCCGCTCAACGTCCATTTCCTCTGGGAGCTGGAGGAGGAGATCGGCAGCCCGAACTTTGCGCATTTCATGCGGAAGAGGCGGAAGCAATTGCGCACGGACTCGGTGCTCGTCTCCGACACGATTTGGATCGCGCGAAATCGGCCGACCGTCCCGTATGGGCTGCGGGGACTCCTCGGGCTCACGTTGACGTTGGAGACGGGCAAGAAGGATGCGCATTCGGGCGTCACGGGAGGGCCAGCGCGCAATCCCATTGGGGAGCTGTGTCAGCTCATCTGCGAGTGCTACGATCCGCGAACCGGGCGCGTGAAAATCCCGGGATTTTACGACGACGTGCGGAAAGTGACGCGCCGGGAGTTGGAGAACTATCTGGCTTCCGGGTTCGATGTGCGACGGTTCATGCGAGTTCACGAATTCACTTCCCTCCGGACGACTGATCCCGTACGCGTGGTGCGCGGGATCATGGCCGAGCCGACGTTCGAAGTGCATGGCATCGTCGGAGGGTATCGCGGGCCCGGGATCAAGACGATCATCCCGCCGCGCGCCGAGGCGAAAATCAGTCTGCGCTTGGTGCCGGATCAAGATGTGGAGAAGATCTTCCGCCTCGTGAGCGAATTCATCCGGTCGAAGAACCCAGACGTCGTGATCCGGCGAGCGGGGACCTTGCGTCCCTATCTCGGGCCTTTCACTGGCCCTTACGCCGACGCCGCCCGTCGCGCCATGAAGTTCGCCTTCGGCAAGGAGCCGGCTTTCACTCGCGAAGGGGGCTCGATCGGCGCCGTCGTGATCATGGAGGAATACCTGCGCGCGCCGATCCTCTTCCTGGGGTTGAGCCTACCCGAGCACGGCTATCACGCGCCGAATGAGAACTACGATTGGCGGCAAACGGCGGGGGGGATCAAGATGTTCGTCCACTACTTCGCCGACATCTCGCAATTGCCGCGGGCGTGA
- a CDS encoding SDR family oxidoreductase, with protein MDLGLTDKVALVTGGSGGIGRAIVRLLAAEGAHVIIHYHTGRDRAEALRQELPRESLVLGADLTHEDEVRQLFAEAVRWRGRLDLLIANAGASPHEGIAIKDLTTDDWEFEFRVNARSVFYCVREFLPIVERQRSGRIVIISSTAAKFGEAYNAAYAAAKSALHAFMLSLKNEIVKLAPYAAVNIVGPGWTLTGMMEGVEPNVLKRSFQTRAIAWEVPRPEDIAPLVVFLCSETCARFISGQAIFVDGGMEGRVIHSSEELAPLDEFFAKHLAWGERNA; from the coding sequence ATGGATCTCGGATTGACTGATAAGGTGGCGCTCGTCACGGGAGGCTCGGGAGGAATCGGACGCGCGATCGTGCGCCTTCTGGCAGCCGAGGGCGCGCACGTCATCATCCACTATCACACGGGCCGAGATCGAGCCGAAGCGCTCCGTCAGGAATTACCGCGCGAGAGCTTGGTGCTCGGCGCCGATCTCACTCACGAGGACGAGGTACGGCAGCTCTTCGCCGAGGCCGTGCGTTGGCGCGGTCGGCTCGATCTCTTGATCGCGAACGCCGGCGCCTCGCCGCACGAAGGGATCGCGATCAAGGACCTGACGACCGACGATTGGGAGTTCGAGTTTCGGGTGAACGCCCGCTCGGTCTTCTATTGCGTGCGCGAATTCCTCCCTATCGTGGAGCGGCAGCGAAGCGGGCGCATCGTCATCATCTCTTCGACGGCCGCGAAATTCGGCGAAGCGTATAACGCCGCGTATGCAGCGGCCAAGTCGGCTCTGCACGCCTTCATGCTCTCATTGAAGAACGAGATCGTGAAGCTCGCTCCCTACGCGGCCGTGAATATCGTCGGGCCGGGATGGACGCTCACGGGAATGATGGAGGGCGTCGAGCCAAACGTCTTGAAGCGGTCGTTTCAGACGCGCGCCATCGCGTGGGAGGTTCCGCGTCCGGAGGACATCGCGCCATTGGTCGTCTTCCTTTGCTCGGAGACATGCGCCCGCTTCATCTCCGGTCAGGCGATCTTCGTGGACGGCGGCATGGAGGGCCGCGTCATCCATTCGTCGGAGGAGTTGGCGCCTCTGGACGAGTTCTTCGCGAAACATCTCGCGTGGGGGGAACGGAACGCATAA
- a CDS encoding branched-chain amino acid transaminase: protein MQQQLTRYIWHNGEFIAWDEAKVHVMAHGLNYASVVFEGIRCYATPRGPAIFRLREHLERLLRSCRIYRMEIPYTLEDLVAACKELVRRNEVAECYIRPLVFRGYGAFGVNPFPCPVETYIACWIWGRYLGEKALEEGVDACVSTWARIAPNTLPALAKVAANYMNSQLIKMEALVNGFAEGIALDIHGNVSEGSGQNIFLVLDGKVLTPSLSSSILPGITRDTVLRICQMLGIETQETTIPREMLYIADEVFFTGTAAEITPVRSIDRIRIGTGQRGPITKRLQEEFFAIATGRKEAPGDWLTYVEG from the coding sequence ATGCAGCAACAACTGACGCGATACATTTGGCATAATGGAGAGTTCATCGCGTGGGATGAGGCCAAGGTCCATGTCATGGCGCATGGGCTCAACTACGCTTCAGTCGTCTTCGAGGGGATTCGTTGCTACGCGACCCCGCGCGGTCCGGCGATCTTTCGTCTGCGGGAGCACTTGGAGCGTCTGTTGCGTTCCTGTCGCATCTATCGCATGGAAATCCCTTACACGCTGGAAGATCTGGTGGCGGCATGTAAGGAGCTGGTGCGACGCAACGAGGTCGCTGAATGTTATATCCGGCCTCTTGTCTTTCGCGGCTACGGCGCCTTTGGTGTGAATCCTTTCCCCTGTCCCGTTGAGACGTATATCGCCTGCTGGATATGGGGGAGATATTTGGGCGAGAAGGCCCTCGAAGAGGGCGTAGATGCGTGCGTTTCGACCTGGGCGCGCATTGCGCCGAATACGCTGCCCGCACTGGCGAAGGTGGCGGCCAATTACATGAACTCGCAGCTCATCAAGATGGAGGCGCTCGTGAACGGATTCGCCGAGGGGATCGCGTTGGACATCCACGGAAATGTGAGCGAGGGCAGCGGGCAGAATATCTTCCTCGTCCTGGACGGGAAGGTGTTGACGCCTTCGCTCAGCTCTTCCATCCTGCCAGGGATCACACGCGACACGGTGCTCCGAATCTGCCAGATGCTGGGCATCGAGACGCAGGAGACGACGATCCCGCGCGAGATGCTGTACATCGCCGATGAGGTCTTCTTCACGGGGACGGCGGCGGAGATCACGCCCGTCCGCTCGATTGATCGGATTCGGATCGGCACGGGTCAGCGCGGCCCAATCACCAAGCGGCTGCAGGAAGAGTTCTTCGCCATCGCGACGGGGCGCAAGGAAGCACCGGGGGATTGGCTGACATACGTGGAGGGATGA